A single genomic interval of Selenobaculum gibii harbors:
- a CDS encoding TatD family hydrolase: MFFDSHAHLDDEKFTDDRAEVIARAKENGVTHIVNIGADMESSARSIGLTQQYDMIYATVGVHPHDAKKVIVSDYDQLAQWTRLDKVVAIGEIGLDYYYDLSPRELQREVFIRQLDVARQTHMPIVIHDRDAHGETMEILKREGKGLIGVVHCFAGSMEMAAELIKMGWYIGCDGPVTFKNAAKLPEIMKKIPLERLLIETDSPYLTPVPFRGKRNEPAYVRFVAEHIAGLRGVSIEEIAKATTQNVCDLFQIKL; this comes from the coding sequence ATGTTTTTTGATTCTCATGCTCATCTTGATGATGAAAAATTTACTGATGACCGTGCAGAGGTCATTGCGCGGGCGAAAGAAAATGGTGTAACGCATATTGTGAATATTGGTGCAGATATGGAGTCTTCGGCGCGGTCAATTGGGCTGACGCAGCAGTATGATATGATTTATGCAACGGTTGGAGTGCATCCTCACGATGCAAAGAAGGTTATAGTATCTGACTATGACCAACTGGCGCAGTGGACAAGGTTAGATAAAGTTGTGGCAATTGGTGAGATTGGGCTGGATTATTACTATGACCTATCTCCGCGAGAGCTACAAAGAGAAGTTTTTATCAGACAACTTGATGTTGCTCGGCAAACGCATATGCCAATAGTGATTCATGATCGTGATGCACATGGCGAAACGATGGAGATTTTAAAACGTGAAGGAAAAGGGTTGATAGGGGTAGTCCATTGTTTTGCCGGCAGTATGGAAATGGCAGCAGAGCTGATCAAAATGGGCTGGTATATCGGTTGCGATGGACCAGTAACATTTAAAAATGCAGCAAAACTACCGGAAATTATGAAAAAGATTCCATTAGAACGTTTGCTTATTGAAACGGATAGTCCATATCTCACACCTGTACCATTTCGCGGTAAGCGTAATGAGCCAGCCTATGTTCGCTTTGTTGCAGAGCATATTGCTGGTTTGCGGGGGGTTTCTATTGAAGAGATTGCGAAAGCAACGACGCAAAATGTATGTGATTTATTTCAAATCAAACTATAG